AACCATTATAACACATGGAACATAATGTTGTTAAGATGTGCAATGGCCAAATAAAACCCATTGTGATGCACGCAACATGAAGACTATAAGCTGTTAAGCCAACAAAAGGCTTAAAGAGCCATTGAAACACACATAGGATAGCATTGTTAAGATGTGCAATAGCCAAAAAAGACCCATAATGCATGTAACATAAAGATCTTGGTACAAAAAAGTTTTCTCAAAAGGACCAAGGCATAAATGAGATACCTTCGTCTTGAGAACTAGTAAGTACTGGGACAATCAAGGTAAACTATAAAAGATTTTAAACAAATGGTGGTTCAAGTTATACTTATTGAGTGTTGAAGTAATTACTTAAAAACATTTGCGTATATATGTATCAGTAACCTAACATGTAGACAAATACAAAGAATTCTTCAACAAAACATAATTCTCCCAAAGAATTAGGAAGTAATATTAATATGCAAAAGGAATAAACCATATTAAAAAAAGGATGTACgacaagaaaatgaagataaaacaTTTGCGTATATATGTATCAGTAACCTAACATGTAGACAAATACAAAGAATTCTTCAACAAAACATAATTCTCCCAAAGAATTAGGAAGTAATATTAATATGCAAAAGGAATAAACCATATAAAAAAAAGGATGTATgacaagaaaatgaagaaacacATCATTagaaaaaaccaaaaacaaaaacctaTACTACTCTACTAGGTTAGGACGACTCTCCACCCATGGTACAACGGACAAAGCATCATGAGCCTTACCAACAGATGGAAACTTTGAATTCTTGAAGGAAGTCATGAGTGGATCATGAGCAGAAGGGGTTAATTCCTCAACCCCATTGGGTGTTGCTTCATCCAAATCTTGTGAGTGCATCATCTTCTGGTTTGCTTGACCACTAACTACTCTCTCCAACCAACATCTTCCTATCCCTACAGTGTAGAGAATGTGGAAGATTGCACTTTGTCCGATCACGATGATGATGCTCATCAAGATCAAGGAAGGAAGTCATCTCCTCATCCCTATCTTGGCCAAGAAAAGTAGAAGGTCCTCGATGATAGCTCTTTGCAATAGTTTCCCTTGACGGGAGCACTCGAATAAAAAGAGATGGAGGTGGAATAAAGAAATCCATCATATCTTGATAAGAAGGCGATAGTAGTTATGGCATCGATGTTAAGGGAGGCAGTAGACGAGGTGTAGCAGTAGTAAGAGTCACCCTCACTTGAGAAGATGGGCCTGCCTTATCCCTCGTAACTTGGGAACATTTAAAGGCCTTGGCAACCTTAGTTTCATCTACCTCAAATCATGAAATGGCCTCGCTCCCAAATTGACGCATATgtgtaaaaatgaaagaataagtAGATTGGAATAGTATGCAAACACATAAATGAAGAATAAGCAAAACAtggaaaagcaagaaaaaataCCCTTAGGAGATATTCGCTCCTATGGGGACGTGGAGGTGTGCAAGTGACCCTCatctttcctctttcttctcctttctctccaCACATCGTCAAGAGAATAATCATTTGGGGGATGAAAATTGAAGGTTAAACTCTAGAAGGAATCATTAGGTGATTCACACATTCCTTGATTAGGGAATCGACTTGGAGCCCTCTTCCATTGGCAAGGTCGAGGCATCACCAAGGGCTTGCATCTCTTTGATTATAGGTCCTATTCGACCATGGAGATGTTTGGAGGAGTCAAAACCTCTCAAATggagtgagagagaaaaagactCGAGCTACCAAGAACTTAATGACATCATCATGACACTTGGGGATTACTTTGAGCATAAGCAAGTAGACTCTATATTGCTCCTTCTCTCCATCCCAACATCAATAGAAAGGGGTATTCTAGCTAGCCAGAGGATGTATGATGAAACAACGGGCCTCGAAGTCATCAACTTTTTTCGCAAGGTGAATAACAAGTGGTGGGATGCCTAGCGGACGTTGTAGGTTGAAAACCAAATCTAACCATCTACTTGGAAAACCAAGTAGAAGTAGTTAAAGAGCTCCGTAGTTGGGACCACCCCCTGCTAGTGGCATAAAATTGAGAAAGCTACTAGTTATGCCCATCTATTAGGGTGCAATTAAGGTGTAACTAAACGTTGCTCTCTAAAAAGGTCCATCCCAAACacgagaaaaggaaaatgaaggcCAATAGAGAAAGAAAACTCATGCACAACAATACAACCCTCACTCAGGTGAGCGGTGCACATAGTTCAATCTTCAAGGAGATTGATCTCATAATCCACCAAAAGATGACAAGGCAACCATGCGAGGTCTTCCTTAGTAAGATAAGATGAACACCTAAACTAACTCTCAAAGGATGAGAAGTCACCTCTCAACTAGGATGTTTCATTCTAGCCATCATAAAGAAGAAACTTACCAAAGTTTTAAAAGTGGGATTCAAGGGAGTTTTTCAAGAAGAACAAGGGTCTCTTAAGAAGTACGAAATCCAAGTGAGTTTTCTTTGAGATCGCAAGAGTCACTTGGGTAGTCAACGAAACTGGAAGAGTCTTTTGAAAGTTGGGAAAAATCGCTCGAAGTAAAACAAATGgtgaaaaagtaaaatgaagaaataaccaGGCACTTCTTTTATGAGGAAAGGCGAGAGGCGAAGAGTTAACTGATCCAAACCATTTGATGATAATCTAGTAAGAGATTAAAAGCTAAAAGAAAAAGTCTTCCAATACAAGAGACTAAAATggcaaaatgaaagaaagaagtcCTTTAGTACATCAAGATGTTGGTTCATTAGGTAGAACTTCTCGGGAGAGTCATCTAGTACAAAAAGACTACTTTTCCTTTCGAGAGACCCGAAAGAAAGAATATGGAGTAATTGATGTATaccaaaaatagaataaaaataaataagaagaaaaggaaaataagcaAAGAAAGATGAAATGCCAAGCCGAGGGACTCGGTAGAGTCTTTGGGAGATCCCTCTGTGTCGACCTCCAAAAAGCCTCTCAGGAGAGTCACAAGTATCTCCCTTGACCAAGTATCCCAGGTGACCAATCGCAGGGTATCCCATGAAGAAATGTGCAGTTTATCTTCGATGTTCACTTTGAAAATCTCTCAACAGATAAGGTTTCTATTAACAGTCCTTATCTAGGTTGtatggaaatgaaaatgaaaaatggatataatacgaaatgaaaatgaaaaaatgacattttttaaaaaggtaagaaaaagaaatgcgggggaaacacataaataaaaaaaataaaagcctttttgtaaatataatttttaatataaaaaatagtcattcaatctaaaaataaacataaattccataagcattcaaacaaattttaaaaaaattaaaaaatttaagttagaAACAGAAAAAATTTCGATAGTTTCATGGATAGAAACGCATTtctaatttttgatatttttttaatattacaaaacggcccgaaaatatttttggcatttcaaaataaaaatgtttcaaaaaagTCAAAACAACGCCCTCGAGACATTTTTTGTGCATCATAGGTTCTTATCCCACACCAACAAAGAATCTTACATCTTTGAAAAATCCAGGGGCGGATTTACTAgtgagctgccctgggctgaagcccagggcaacccacaagaaattttttttttataatgtaaatttattaattttttagtagTAGCCCACCCTTAATTTAACCCAGCCCACCTCCAATTTTGCCCAGCCCAGCCCATCCCATCTGGCTAGATCCGCCCCTGGAAAAATCATTCTTATAAATAGAGAATGATTCATATGTTCTTACTCATATCAAGTGTTATATGAATTCTTCAGCAATCTACCATTTACtaacttaaatatcaaagtGTATGCGCGAGAATCGCCCTATATCTTTTCATGATGTTCTTTCTTATAGGATTCTACAAGTTTGAAAATAGATTCCTcaagacaaaatatttttgctgTATTCAAATAACAGCAAAGGTAAATACTTTAAGTTTAACAAATGGAaacttgataataaaaaatgataattaaactattttttgttaaaattaaatgtacATAGTAGAAGAGCCCAATTGTGTGTATTGTGGTCGTGCACTCTGTTTTGTGCTTTCAGATCAAACTAAAAGTGCATGCATGTGCATCAATGGAACTCTGTCGCCTTCCAGCCAAAGAATCAGAGAAAACAAAGGGTTGAGACAAATGacataaattctttttctctACTGCATGCACAGCCATAGGTGTCCCATTTTTTAATGCTCTCGTGTTGTCCTCTTCTTTATTTTATACACTTCActattacatattttttcagTCTGAACTCATTATTTTAGTTGTCTTTCTACTCCATTCCCCCTGATCTTAGACCCTAAACAATTTTACTTTACAAATTAACGTTTCAAAAATTTTCAGCTTCGCATTTCATTTTCCCCCCAATTTTCCTGGCATCCAAACACGTAAGCTTTATTATTGTTAACGTTCGATTAGTCATTATGAAGGTTCGAGAAACTTGAAACAGaaactaaagaaaaacaaaagacatTCATGTGCAGTACCTACTTTACAGTGCAGCTACATCTAAGATGAAGTGAATGCATTTGATGTAAACCACCACCCGTAAAAAGCCTTCTTTTATTCTTGTaattgtctcccacattttcaAGCAAAATTTAGAAGCTTCGTCCATTTTCTTGGGCTGGTTCAACTCGTTTGTTAACCTCACATCTTCaacatcttattcttcttcctttttttttgtgttttcagaCGCCTTTGGAAGGTCTCTCAGTGgcgcaaaaaaagaaaagaaaagaaaaaaaaaaaaaaagagacgaTTTGAAGAAAGCAAATGAGGTTGGATTTCAAAAACAACCCATTTCCGTTTTCATCATTCTCCCCTGCTCACAAGCGCAATCATGCGTTTGTGAAATTTTTTGTGTGTTGTCTCTTGTTCGGTCTCGTTTTCCGCTTCTTTTTCTCGAGCTCTATCCAATTGTCTTCGGACTCTGCTGATCCAGTTGACCTGGAAGGGACCTTGCCACCTTCCGTCGGTCTTCCGCCGGCCTTCGAAAAACTTCCGGTGACTGAGATCCAGGATACGCCGTCGGTTTCTGATCATTTTCGGGTCACTGAAACTCAAAGTTCTCTGAATATTGGTGAGTGCATTTTGTTTCCGCCGTTTTCTCTAGCACTCTTTGGGCCATGCATCAATCGCCAAATCCAATCAAGCTAATGGTTGTATCTTTTTTCCCATTTAGAATCATGAATGTGAACCAGATTTAAGACGAGGCTTTgtgcattttcttttattttgttatacctgtttttttttttttttatgatttatccTGTTAATCTCTTTCAGTTTGTTTGATTAACAACTCTGGATCAACAGAAAAGATCGTGACGATTGATTAGTTAGTTGGGAATCCTCTTGTATTGAAGATGGATTTGTGAAGCAATCTAGGATTAAGTAGTTGAAGAATACTTCAATTTCTAGTCTTTACAAGGGGGCCCAAATCTCTGCCTCATTAAGCCAAATATATGCAGTGGTTCTTTAGTATTTGGTTGGTTGCTGGAGggagttttaagttttaatcATATGAAATATGCACATTGACATTGAGTTTGTTCAATTACATTGTGCCCTGAACTGTATGGCTCTGCACCTTACTCATTTTCATCTACGTTTGCACAATCTAGCCACAGAAGAATGCGACTTATTTACGGGGCATTGGATCCCAAATCCTTCCGGTCCATTTTACTCTAACGAGAGCTGCCGTGAAATTGAAGCTCATCAGAATTGTATGACAAACGGGCGCCCTGATTCGGGGTATCTTTACTGGAGGTGGAAGCCACGCGACTGCGAGTTGCCCAAGTTTGATGCCGGGAAGTTTCTTCGTTTGATGAGGAATAAATCATGGGCCTTCATCGGTGATTCAATCCAACGTAATCATGTCCAGTCGCTACTTTGCACTCTGTCACAGGTAAAATTCCTGAAAGATTCAATAACAGAGTTGCAATTTCCATCAATGTTGTCGGCTTCTGTGATGATGCAGTTGAAATTCATTTACTGCTGTTAGCCATAGCTACTTGCTAGGGACTTACAAATAAGCTTATCTAATTATAATGAACTACCACCAACCATGATGGTCTATAATTGTTGCTGCTTTTATGATTAGAGTGTTGCTTTGTTAGTTCAGTAATCGCTCTCAACAAGTAGAAATTCAGGTTAAATCAATTTGCACAAGATTTGGATTTTGGATTATTTCCGTAACTAGCACTTACACAACTAAAATCATGATTGTGGAGTAGATTTACTCTACTTAATTTGACTGCGCAATTTCTTTGTTAAATAGTTTGGTCAAGGTTGTCTAGCTGCTTCAAAATCTAACTAGTTGTCGAATAAAGTTCACtacatcttttttttctttttcttttttttctttcccctaAATGAGTCCTTTTCATGACTTAAACTGAAAATTGTCGCCTAAGTTCTGCTAACCACATTGAGAAGTATTATTATATGATCTTCTGTTCATTACGTATTGATAATCATTTGGTAGTTTCCTCATAAAAAGGGCTTGGTGGTGCATGGATTACTACCTGTAATCGTAAGAGAAAAGAAACACTTACAATTTGCTGAAAAATTGTGTCATCAAATCCCTCAGAAAATTGGAGCAGAGAAGATCGGATGTTCGCTTCCCTCTTTACAAATTGAATGTGTGTAGCTTCTTTAGCGTACAATGATTCCACTTGACAAATAggccatcagtttcagtttgaGATGGTGTTTAAATCTCATGTATCTATGTATATTACTGTTAGTGTTGGTGGTTGGGTGCCTGTGGTAGAGGAAGACCTAAATATGACCACGTACCcaagttaaaaaataaccaaTCACCAAACTAGGTAACTTCAATGGTCTAAACTGTTATTGCAAATGTTTAGACCCAGTGACCGAAGTATGCAATACCCTGTCTCTGTTACCTATAAGGAGAAATGATAAAGAAATTTGTCtgaattagaaaattaatacaGCTTGATCTGGATGCAACAATTTCTCTATATGTTCTTGATCGTGTTTCTGGCTGTAGGTATTAGCAGCCTGACACATTGTTTCTGCATCTGTTCCATTCCGTTCATAACATTAAAATTTGTGTTTGTCTAGGAACGTTTGGTAGCTTTTGAGTTTGGATGGTAAAAAGTTGATGGAAATCTACTAGAAATTCCCTGCAGGTGGAACAAGCCATTGATGTCTACCACGACGAGTATTACAGATCCAGAAAGTGGCATTTTCCCTCTCACAACTTCACCCTTTCAGTGATTTGGACCCCCTTCCTTATAAAAGCTGCCATTTTCGAAGACATAAATGGAGTTTCATCCGCTGATATTCAACTTCATCTTGACAAGCTCGATTCATTATGGACCAAACAATACAAGAATTTTGATTACATGATAATTGCTGGTGGGAAGTGGTTTCTCAAAACAGCGATCTACTATGAGAATGAAGCGATCAAGGGCTGCCATTCCTGCCAAGGTAAGAATTTGAAGGAGCTGGGATTTGAATATGCTTATCGCAAAGGACTGCAGCTTATCTACAACTTCATAACAAGCTCAAAACACAAAGCATACGTGTTCTTTAGAACCGCCACGCCGGATCACTTTGAGAATGGAGAGTGGTTCAGCGGGGGTTACTGCAACAGAAGTGCGCCATTCAAAGAAGGGGAAATTGATATAAGCAGCCTTGACGCAGCAATGCGAAACATCGAGTTGGAAGAGTTCGAGAAGGCAGCATCCATGGCAGCCGAAAAAGGGGTCTCCTTGAAGCTGTTGGACACAACCCGGCTTTCATTGTTGAGGCCTGACGGGCACCCGGGAGTGTACAGGCAGTTCCAGCCCTTTGCCAAGGATAAAAATGCAAAAGTTCAGAATGATTGCCTGCATTGGTGCTTGCCTGGGCCGATAGATTCATGGAACGACTTGATGATGAAAATGTTGTCCAGTGGTCAAGAACTATGACAGCTGACGAGCAGAGCCAACTTCTCGTCGGCCCTCAGCAGGGATGGAGATATTGTGATTTCGGGGTTCTTGTGATCTGATCTGAATGCAATCTGGTATATTCAAAAGGGCATGCTTTGCAGAAATTGTACTGTAATTGGAGCTGCAATGAGTTGAGCGCTTGAAGATGGCAAGAAGGAAGCGAATGAGTAGCCATAGACGGCAAAAACATACTGGCTTTCTTCATTTCAGACCCATATCAAGAATCTGAAGAACGAATTTGCTCGGTATACAGTGATGAATTTCTGTAAAGCATTGTGCTTAGTTTTCACTTTGGTGATTGTTGTAAGCATGTCCATTTTTCAGAATGAAATTAGATGTGGCTTAATTTACATTTCGTTTGAGGCCATATTGTGTGGTTCTATTTTTGAAACTACATCGATATTTGGTTccatttcataatttttaaatagtaattCTATTGCATGCATGAAATGTTTAAAATGTCATTACATTAGTTTTAATAATCACAATAGTTATTAAAACTAATAGGATTATAAAATAAGACCAAGTGAGAATATTTATATGGCTTTAGGTGAACAGTGGAGGGCTTCAAGTAAAATAGGACATGGGGAAAAGAATTATACTTGACTTCAGAAAATTTGTAATAGGGTTACTgtaaaataacaattaaaaaagtGAAATTATGACTAAGAATGAGGGTAAGGGACGGATGGTAtaattctctaaaattttaCAGAATTTTGGGTTAGGTTTGagaaaaatttgttaaatagATATCTTAAtgattaatgaaaattaaattttgataatgaaattcTTTGAGACTATGAGTGTAGCACCccaaaattttacataatttcagAATATTAATTTATGAGGAAAAGTCATTAAAATAGACGTTATTgatgaataaattaaactttctAATTCTACTGTTATTACCCAAAGATTCTTTAGGATTTTGAAGAACTAATTTTTTGAAGTTTGGGGTGTTAATGCAATTACCAATATTTttggaatatttgaaaaattaatttttgaagaaaaattagcTTAATgaacaattagttaaaatttcTTGAGTATTAGTgtgattattcaaaattttgatatttaagtggttttggaaaataattcttgtgacataatttttatgattatttctTAAGTAAAGGTTGTAAAAATTGGACTCCAAATAAATTCGATTGATTAATAATGTTAGTGCATATTACTAAATAGTGGGACCTAAAGAGTGGGTAAGTAAGAAGTTAAATTGGAATTGGATCATGTTGATGtatttgggagaaaaataaCATGTGTGTGAATCAATATAAAAGGAAGAAATATACAggtatatatagaaaaaaaaagaaattaaatatatgtatatagaaaaataaaaaaataattaaaaaattctttaattttttatttaataatactcTTGGGAGAGTGAGGTGTTACACTTAGTATCAAAGAGAATCCATAGATAATATTAAGAGGtttacacaaataaaaataagagacaACTTTTATAAGTTGGAGTCGAATAATTCCATAAGCAAGACGATATTGCTTTTATAAGTCAAAATTTACCACAATGGTGTGGAAGAGGGGAATGATTCACAATTGGAGACACAGTAAGATAAAGGGAATGagaacaaaagttaaaaaaggaCTTGAGGACTGAGCTAAGAATGATAAGTTTAAGGAAAATTTAGCGATTAAATGATTGTTATGTGACTTGAGAAGGTTGGGAATGAAAAAAGATGGCCGAAAGACAAATCATAGAAGTGATAGATATAACCATTTTCTTGTCATGTAAAAGAATGAAAGACTTAGCATAAGGATAACAATGCAGTTGCAGTACTCACAATAACGGATCTGATGTTAATAACCAAATACCATATGACTGTTGGGTATAGGGAGGGGATTTTGAGgatcaattaaaataaaataaaaataaactgtAACGACCTGTTAATAAGTCtagaattttatgagaaatataattttattatatgatGCATTTCGGGCATTATCCAAATTAAAtgtgccaaaatattttatgtgtttataaaaagaaaaattaatgaaaatattattttagaattaatg
This window of the Diospyros lotus cultivar Yz01 chromosome 5, ASM1463336v1, whole genome shotgun sequence genome carries:
- the LOC127801261 gene encoding protein trichome birefringence-like 23 isoform X1; protein product: MRLDFKNNPFPFSSFSPAHKRNHAFVKFFVCCLLFGLVFRFFFSSSIQLSSDSADPVDLEGTLPPSVGLPPAFEKLPVTEIQDTPSVSDHFRVTETQSSLNIATEECDLFTGHWIPNPSGPFYSNESCREIEAHQNCMTNGRPDSGYLYWRWKPRDCELPKFDAGKFLRLMRNKSWAFIGDSIQRNHVQSLLCTLSQVEQAIDVYHDEYYRSRKWHFPSHNFTLSVIWTPFLIKAAIFEDINGVSSADIQLHLDKLDSLWTKQYKNFDYMIIAGGKWFLKTAIYYENEAIKGCHSCQGKNLKELGFEYAYRKGLQLIYNFITSSKHKAYVFFRTATPDHFENGEWFSGGYCNRSAPFKEGEIDISSLDAAMRNIELEEFEKAASMAAEKGVSLKLLDTTRLSLLRPDGHPGVYRQFQPFAKDKNAKVQNDCLHWCLPGPIDSWNDLMMKMLSSGQEL
- the LOC127801261 gene encoding protein trichome birefringence-like 23 isoform X2, with the protein product MRLDFKNNPFPFSSFSPAHKRNHAFVKFFVCCLLFGLVFRFFFSSSIQLSSDSADPVDLEGTLPPSVGLPPAFEKLPVTEIQDTPSVSDHFRVTETQSSLNIEECDLFTGHWIPNPSGPFYSNESCREIEAHQNCMTNGRPDSGYLYWRWKPRDCELPKFDAGKFLRLMRNKSWAFIGDSIQRNHVQSLLCTLSQVEQAIDVYHDEYYRSRKWHFPSHNFTLSVIWTPFLIKAAIFEDINGVSSADIQLHLDKLDSLWTKQYKNFDYMIIAGGKWFLKTAIYYENEAIKGCHSCQGKNLKELGFEYAYRKGLQLIYNFITSSKHKAYVFFRTATPDHFENGEWFSGGYCNRSAPFKEGEIDISSLDAAMRNIELEEFEKAASMAAEKGVSLKLLDTTRLSLLRPDGHPGVYRQFQPFAKDKNAKVQNDCLHWCLPGPIDSWNDLMMKMLSSGQEL